In one Actinomycetota bacterium genomic region, the following are encoded:
- the coaE gene encoding dephospho-CoA kinase (Dephospho-CoA kinase (CoaE) performs the final step in coenzyme A biosynthesis.), producing PVKRDELVEAFGSGILDSAGQIDRKAVAAIVFRDPQATSRLNAITHPAILRELAEGIAALRLLQSPPEIVVVEIPLLAEAPAFAEVADTVLAIEAPEGDRVERAVMWGRDEGDIRRRMALQATDAERSSLADTVIVNDGSVEELFGKLDEYWELVTSRGA from the coding sequence CCCGTCAAGCGTGATGAGCTGGTTGAGGCTTTCGGAAGCGGGATCCTCGACTCCGCAGGGCAGATCGACCGCAAGGCCGTGGCCGCCATCGTATTCCGGGATCCGCAGGCCACGAGCCGCCTCAACGCCATCACTCACCCCGCGATTCTGCGCGAGCTGGCCGAGGGCATCGCCGCACTTCGCCTTCTCCAGAGCCCTCCAGAAATCGTGGTCGTCGAGATCCCGTTGCTTGCCGAGGCACCCGCATTCGCCGAGGTCGCCGACACGGTGCTCGCGATTGAAGCCCCTGAGGGAGATCGCGTGGAGCGCGCGGTCATGTGGGGTCGCGACGAAGGAGACATCCGCCGAAGGATGGCGCTTCAGGCCACCGATGCCGAAAGGTCGTCGCTGGCTGACACCGTCATCGTCAATGACGGCTCGGTGGAGGAGCTCTTCGGCAAGTTGGATGAGTACTG